One Streptomyces sp. CNQ-509 DNA window includes the following coding sequences:
- a CDS encoding Gfo/Idh/MocA family protein yields MTARDPRTPVPVVLAGARGHGRRHLANIRRLEHAGRVRLAGICETRPLTAAEFAGEPVAQDADFGALLARTGARLAVVSTPIPTHADLAVVAAAYGVHLLLEKPPAPSFALYERIEAACRSAGAACQIGFQSLGSHALPAVRALVADGAIGAVRGIGAAGAWVRDEAYFRRAPWTGRRRLDGNDVVDGVLTNPLAHAVATALALDGTARAGDVTGIELELYRAHAIEADDTSCLRLTTARGTEVVAAVTLCAERAADPYVMVHGATGRITLWYKEDRVLLQRAGHGPEEFTYRRTDLLGNLLDHLGDGTPLLAPVADGGAFMRVVEAVRTAPDPVPLPAAVWRAAPADGGAPAGRRVVPGIDALVAAGAERLALYSELGAPWAAGSEVSHV; encoded by the coding sequence ATGACCGCCCGCGACCCCCGTACGCCCGTGCCCGTCGTACTGGCCGGCGCCCGCGGCCACGGGCGCCGGCACCTGGCCAACATCCGCCGGCTGGAGCACGCGGGCCGGGTCCGGCTGGCCGGTATCTGCGAGACGCGCCCGCTGACCGCGGCGGAGTTCGCCGGCGAACCCGTCGCGCAGGACGCCGACTTCGGCGCGCTGCTGGCCCGTACGGGCGCGCGGCTGGCCGTCGTCTCCACCCCGATCCCCACCCACGCGGACCTCGCCGTGGTGGCCGCCGCGTACGGCGTGCACCTGCTGCTGGAGAAGCCGCCCGCGCCGTCGTTCGCGCTCTACGAGCGCATCGAGGCCGCCTGCCGCTCCGCCGGCGCCGCCTGCCAGATCGGCTTCCAGTCCCTCGGCTCGCACGCCCTGCCCGCCGTCCGCGCGCTCGTCGCCGACGGCGCCATCGGCGCGGTACGGGGCATCGGCGCCGCCGGCGCCTGGGTGCGCGACGAGGCGTACTTCCGGCGCGCGCCCTGGACCGGGCGGCGCCGGCTCGACGGCAACGACGTGGTCGACGGGGTGCTGACCAACCCGCTCGCGCACGCCGTCGCCACCGCGCTCGCCCTCGACGGCACCGCGCGGGCCGGCGACGTCACCGGCATCGAGCTGGAGTTGTACCGCGCCCACGCCATCGAGGCCGACGACACCTCCTGCCTGCGGCTGACCACCGCCCGCGGCACCGAGGTCGTCGCCGCCGTCACGCTCTGCGCCGAGCGGGCGGCCGACCCGTACGTGATGGTGCACGGCGCCACCGGCCGGATCACCCTCTGGTACAAGGAGGACCGCGTCCTGCTCCAGCGCGCCGGGCACGGCCCGGAGGAGTTCACGTACCGCAGGACCGACCTCCTCGGCAACCTCCTCGACCACCTCGGCGACGGCACCCCGCTGCTCGCCCCCGTCGCGGACGGCGGCGCGTTCATGCGGGTCGTCGAGGCCGTACGCACCGCTCCTGACCCCGTGCCGCTGCCCGCCGCCGTGTGGCGCGCCGCACCCGCGGACGGCGGCGCTCCGGCCGGGCGCCGCGTGGTGCCCGGCATCGACGCGCTCGTCGCCGCCGGCGCCGAGCGGCTGGCCCTCTACTCAGAACTCGGCGCCCCCTGGGCCGCCGGCAGCGAGGTGAGCCACGTATGA
- a CDS encoding carbohydrate ABC transporter permease yields MSTAPTALAAPPRARGAAPAPPARRGRRRRRRAYDEVPRWQIWLPLGLYLLFTLVPFYWMLLFALRPAGSTSLVPWPMTFEHFDKVWTERSFGTFFQNSMLVGVATLVMTTGVALAGGYALARFDFRIKKAFLLGLLCSQFIPGALMLVPLFEIFRSLQMINSLGSVVIAETVFQLPLSLILISTFIKNVPYALEEAAWVDGCGRFRAFCAVVLPLLRPGLVAVGSFAFVHSWNHFLFALMFLSEQDKQTIPVGLNTLIGADSVDLGALAAGGVIAAVPVVIVFAFIQRWLITGFSAGAVKG; encoded by the coding sequence ATGAGCACCGCTCCGACCGCGCTCGCCGCGCCCCCGCGCGCCCGCGGCGCCGCGCCCGCCCCTCCCGCCCGCCGCGGGCGCCGCCGCCGGCGGCGGGCGTACGACGAGGTGCCGCGCTGGCAGATCTGGCTCCCGCTCGGGCTCTACCTGCTGTTCACGCTCGTCCCCTTCTACTGGATGCTGCTCTTCGCGCTGCGCCCCGCCGGCTCCACCTCGCTGGTGCCGTGGCCGATGACGTTCGAGCACTTCGACAAGGTGTGGACCGAGCGCAGCTTCGGGACCTTCTTCCAGAACAGCATGCTCGTCGGCGTCGCCACGCTCGTGATGACGACCGGCGTCGCGCTCGCCGGCGGCTACGCGCTGGCCCGCTTCGACTTCCGGATCAAGAAGGCGTTCCTGCTCGGGCTGCTGTGCTCGCAGTTCATCCCCGGCGCGCTGATGCTCGTCCCGCTCTTCGAGATCTTCCGCAGCCTGCAGATGATCAACTCGCTGGGCAGCGTCGTCATCGCCGAGACCGTATTCCAGCTCCCGTTGTCGCTCATCCTCATCAGCACCTTCATCAAGAACGTGCCGTACGCGCTGGAAGAGGCCGCCTGGGTCGACGGCTGCGGGCGCTTCCGGGCGTTCTGCGCGGTGGTGCTGCCGCTGCTGCGGCCGGGGCTGGTCGCCGTCGGCTCCTTCGCGTTCGTCCATAGCTGGAACCACTTCCTCTTCGCGCTGATGTTCCTCAGCGAGCAGGACAAGCAGACGATCCCCGTCGGCCTCAACACCCTCATCGGCGCCGACAGCGTGGACCTGGGCGCGCTGGCGGCGGGCGGGGTGATCGCCGCGGTGCCGGTGGTGATCGTCTTCGCGTTCATCCAGCGGTGGCTGATCACCGGCTTCAGCGCGGGGGCGGTGAAGGGATGA
- a CDS encoding carbohydrate ABC transporter permease — MAQAVARPPGTARRRAESRRGGGRRGGSRRLPYLLIAPAGLLMLGFIAYPMLSVFSYSLRHYNVTKPWRDGFAGLENFTTLLTDDPLFWDSLAFSAKWVVVEVGLQLAFGLALALIVNQTFLGRAFARALVFSPWAVSGVLTTTIWMLLYNPATGVSRYLADAGIGSYGTSVLSDTGTVFWAAVLAELWRGVPFFAILILADLQSVPKDLYEAAAVDGAGRLRQFVHITLPHLRDAIILSTLLRAVWEFNNVDLLYTLTGGGPAGETTTLPLYVANTGIHGHDFGYASALTTVAFVILLFCSILYLRLSKFGGDNR; from the coding sequence ATGGCCCAAGCCGTGGCGCGGCCGCCGGGAACGGCCCGGCGGCGCGCGGAGAGCCGGCGCGGGGGCGGCCGGCGCGGGGGGTCCCGGCGCCTTCCGTACCTGCTGATCGCCCCCGCGGGGCTGCTGATGCTGGGCTTCATCGCGTACCCGATGCTCAGCGTCTTCTCCTACAGCCTGCGCCACTACAACGTCACCAAGCCCTGGCGCGACGGCTTCGCGGGCCTGGAGAACTTCACCACTCTGCTCACCGACGACCCGCTGTTCTGGGACTCCCTGGCGTTCAGCGCCAAGTGGGTCGTCGTCGAGGTCGGGCTGCAGCTCGCGTTCGGCCTCGCCCTCGCGCTGATCGTCAACCAGACGTTCCTGGGCCGCGCGTTCGCCCGCGCGCTGGTCTTCTCGCCCTGGGCCGTCTCCGGCGTCCTCACCACGACGATCTGGATGCTGCTCTACAACCCCGCCACCGGCGTCAGCCGCTACCTCGCCGACGCCGGCATCGGCTCGTACGGCACCTCGGTGCTCTCTGACACCGGCACCGTCTTCTGGGCCGCGGTGCTCGCCGAACTCTGGCGCGGCGTCCCCTTCTTCGCCATCCTCATCCTCGCCGACCTCCAGTCCGTGCCCAAGGACCTCTACGAGGCCGCGGCGGTCGACGGCGCCGGGCGGCTGCGGCAGTTCGTGCACATCACGCTGCCGCACCTGCGGGACGCGATCATCCTGTCGACGCTGCTGCGCGCGGTGTGGGAGTTCAACAACGTCGATCTCCTCTACACCCTCACCGGCGGCGGCCCCGCGGGCGAGACGACCACCCTCCCGCTGTACGTCGCCAACACCGGCATCCACGGCCACGACTTCGGCTACGCCTCGGCCCTGACCACCGTCGCGTTCGTGATCCTCCTCTTCTGCTCGATCCTCTACCTGCGCCTGAGCAAGTTCGGAGGCGACAACCGATGA
- the araD gene encoding L-arabinonate dehydratase has protein sequence MTGEGRGQGGELRSHRWYGDGVAAGLRSFSHRARTRQLGYLPEEHLGKPVVAVLNTWSDINPCHAHLRERAQAVKRGVWQAGGFPLEFPVATLSETFQKPTPMLYRNLLAMETEELLRSYPVDGAVLMGGCDKTTPALLMGAASAGLPAVFVPSGPMLPGRWRREVLGSGTDMWKYWDDHRAGLIGDCELAELECGLARSPGHCMTMGTASTMTAAAEALGMTLPGASSIPAVDSGHERMAAAAGARIVGMVAEDLTPARILTREAYEDAAATVLALGGSTNAVIHLVAMAGRSRVALTPADFDRIARTVPVLADVRPGGRFLMEDFHFAGGLPALLSRLTDVLHLDRPTVTGTLRDRLAGARVHDAEVIRTRGNPVAAEGGVAVLRGNLCPDGAVIKHVAAEPRLLVHTGPAAVFDDYRELQRTIDDPALALTADHVLVLRNAGPLGGPGMPEYGMLPIPAYLLKQGVRDMVRISDARMSGTSYGACVLHVAPEAYVGGPLALVENGDLVTLDVPARTLRLEVGDAELARRRAAWTPPPPRYERGYGALYADQITQADTGCDFAFLARTGRVPEPYAG, from the coding sequence ATGACCGGCGAAGGGCGCGGGCAGGGGGGCGAGCTGCGCAGCCACCGCTGGTACGGGGACGGGGTCGCCGCCGGACTGCGCTCCTTCAGCCACCGCGCCCGTACCCGGCAGCTCGGCTATCTGCCCGAGGAACACCTCGGCAAGCCGGTCGTCGCCGTCCTCAACACCTGGTCCGACATCAACCCCTGCCACGCCCACCTCCGCGAGCGCGCCCAGGCCGTCAAGCGCGGCGTGTGGCAGGCCGGCGGCTTCCCGCTGGAGTTCCCCGTCGCCACGCTCTCGGAGACCTTCCAGAAGCCCACGCCCATGCTGTACCGCAACCTCCTCGCCATGGAGACCGAGGAGCTGCTGCGCTCGTACCCGGTCGACGGCGCGGTGCTCATGGGCGGCTGCGACAAGACCACCCCCGCGCTGCTCATGGGCGCCGCCAGCGCCGGCCTGCCCGCCGTCTTCGTCCCGTCAGGGCCGATGCTGCCCGGCCGCTGGCGCCGCGAAGTCCTCGGCTCCGGCACGGACATGTGGAAGTACTGGGACGACCACCGCGCCGGGCTCATCGGCGACTGCGAGCTGGCCGAGCTGGAGTGCGGGCTGGCCCGCTCGCCCGGCCACTGCATGACCATGGGCACCGCCTCCACCATGACCGCCGCCGCCGAGGCCCTCGGCATGACCCTGCCCGGCGCCTCCTCGATCCCCGCCGTCGACTCCGGGCACGAGCGGATGGCCGCGGCGGCGGGCGCCCGGATCGTCGGAATGGTCGCGGAGGACCTGACCCCCGCGCGGATCCTCACGCGCGAGGCGTACGAGGACGCCGCGGCCACCGTCCTCGCCCTCGGCGGCTCCACCAACGCCGTCATCCACCTGGTCGCGATGGCCGGCCGCTCCCGCGTCGCCCTGACCCCCGCCGACTTCGACCGGATCGCGCGCACCGTGCCGGTGCTCGCCGACGTACGCCCCGGCGGCCGGTTCCTGATGGAGGACTTCCACTTCGCCGGCGGCCTGCCCGCGCTGCTCTCCCGTCTGACCGACGTGCTGCACCTCGACCGCCCCACCGTCACCGGCACGCTGCGCGACCGGCTCGCCGGCGCCCGGGTGCACGACGCGGAGGTGATCAGGACCCGCGGCAACCCCGTCGCCGCCGAGGGCGGCGTGGCCGTGCTGCGCGGCAACCTCTGCCCGGACGGCGCCGTCATCAAGCACGTGGCCGCCGAGCCCCGGCTGCTCGTGCACACCGGGCCCGCCGCCGTCTTCGACGACTACCGCGAACTCCAGCGCACCATCGACGACCCCGCGCTCGCGCTCACCGCGGACCACGTGCTGGTGCTGCGCAACGCGGGCCCGCTGGGCGGTCCCGGCATGCCGGAGTACGGGATGCTGCCGATCCCTGCGTACCTGCTCAAGCAGGGCGTACGCGACATGGTGCGGATCTCCGACGCCCGGATGAGCGGCACGAGTTACGGCGCCTGCGTGCTGCATGTCGCCCCCGAGGCGTACGTCGGCGGGCCGCTGGCGCTCGTCGAGAACGGCGATCTCGTCACCCTCGACGTCCCCGCCCGCACCCTGCGGCTGGAGGTCGGCGACGCCGAACTGGCCCGCCGCCGCGCCGCCTGGACGCCGCCGCCCCCGCGCTACGAGCGCGGCTACGGCGCCCTGTACGCCGACCAGATCACGCAGGCCGACACCGGCTGCGACTTCGCCTTCCTGGCCCGTACGGGCCGGGTGCCCGAGCCCTACGCGGGCTGA